A portion of the Malania oleifera isolate guangnan ecotype guangnan chromosome 3, ASM2987363v1, whole genome shotgun sequence genome contains these proteins:
- the LOC131150498 gene encoding uncharacterized protein LOC131150498 → MQAFPREGENALSVIGPRPGMEWSAVPYGGPQAPVSNGNKRTSSLVSPIMLLTGHQGAIYTMKFNPTGNIIASGSHDRDIFLWDVHGECKNFMVLKGHKNAVLDLQWTTDGYQIISASPDKTLRAWDVETGKQIKKMAEHSSFVNSCCPSRRGPPLVVSGSDDGTAKLWDMRQRGAIQTFPDKYQITAVSFSDGSDKIYTGGIDNDIKLWDLRRNEVTMTLQGHQDMITGMQLSPDGSYLLTNGMDCKLCIWDMRPYAPQNRCVKILEGHQHNFEKILLKCSWSPDGSKVTAGSSDRMVYIWDTTTRRILYKLPGHTGSVNDAAFHPTEPIIGSCSSDKQIYLGEI, encoded by the coding sequence ATGCAAGCTTTTCCAAGGGAAGGTGAAAATGCTTTGTCTGTGATTGGGCCACGGCCAGGAATGGAATGGTCGGCTGTACCATATGGTGGTCCTCAGGCACCAGTTTCAAATGGAAATAAGCGAACATCGAGTTTGGTATCGCCAATCATGTTGTTAACGGGTCATCAGGGTGCTATATACACAATGAAGTTTAATCCGACAGGAAACATCATCGCATCGGGGTCTCATGACAGAGACATTTTCTTATGGGATGTGCACGGTGAGTGTAAAAACTTCATGGTTTTAAAAGGGCACAAGAATGCAGTTTTGGATCTCCAGTGGACTACTGATGGGTACCAGATAATATCAGCCAGCCCAGACAAGACTCTGAGGGCCTGGGATGTTGAAACCGGGAAACAGATAAAGAAGATGGCAGAACATTCCTCTTTTGTAAACTCGTGCTGTCCTTCTCGGAGGGGGCCTCCACTTGTTGTCAGTGGATCCGACGATGGAACTGCCAAACTCTGGGATATGCGTCAAAGAGGTGCCATCCAGACATTCCCAGACAAATATCAAATCACAGCTGTCAGTTTCTCCGATGGGTCAGATAAGATCTATACTGGTGGTATTGACAATGATATTAAATTGTGGGATTTGCGCAGAAATGAGGTAACCATGACACTTCAAGGCCACCAAGATATGATAACAGGTATGCAGCTGAGTCCTGATGGTTCATATCTCCTTACCAATGGTATGGATTGCAAGCTGTGCATTTGGGACATGCGTCCCTATGCCCCTCAGAACCGTTGTGTGAAGATATTGGAAGGGCACCAGCACAACTTTGAGAAAATCTTGTTGAAATGTAGTTGGTCACCTGATGGAAGCAAGGTTACTGCTGGTAGTTCGGATCGAATGGTGTATATTTGGGATACGACCACTCGACGCATCTTGTACAAGCTCCCTGGCCACACTGGATCAGTAAATGATGCTGCCTTCCATCCCACTGAACCTATTATTGGATCCTGCAGTAGTGATAAACAGATTTATCTTGGTGAGATATGA